Proteins co-encoded in one Candidatus Poribacteria bacterium genomic window:
- a CDS encoding STAS domain-containing protein: MNKFDIQIREDGKHAVIETAGYLNDALGEQLAEKAKELIQNGYIQLVINLEKTTLINSIGISILIEIIEALHEREGVLNFCGLSATQERTFRMMALAKYAGIFPDEESAIANL; encoded by the coding sequence TTGAATAAATTCGATATCCAAATCCGTGAAGACGGAAAACACGCAGTGATTGAGACAGCTGGGTACCTAAATGATGCCTTGGGGGAGCAACTCGCTGAAAAGGCAAAGGAACTCATTCAGAACGGGTATATACAGCTCGTAATCAATCTTGAGAAAACAACGCTTATTAATAGTATCGGTATATCTATACTTATCGAAATCATAGAAGCACTTCACGAACGGGAAGGAGTTTTGAATTTCTGTGGGTTGTCGGCCACGCAGGAACGGACTTTTCGTATGATGGCACTTGCTAAATACGCTGGCATTTTCCCAGATGAAGAATCCGCTATTGCAAATCTATAA